Proteins found in one Candidatus Zixiibacteriota bacterium genomic segment:
- a CDS encoding tetratricopeptide repeat protein, producing the protein MSRSPIPARVLMAYSLTVLGFFTASFFPESRAWGLNIWAWFPLTLRIGLLVVGFAVGAAVWRWGNWLARDNAVRSGVAHSLKHYIIPASFAIACAGILFYLFRTQTHFLGDGYLELITLVSPNPDIMYREIGETLAHSLLFSALTGTAPERALVAYQIISIAAGVLFLLVIAVGAWSLFDNNRSRLLFLAGVATGGFMLLYFGYVEHYSLFSVAAGALVLGGLLALHIRMNRYWLIPMLAFGLFLHILTVILVPAVLYALLSGTQLGNRIRALSRSKKVLYGSLAVAPVVGLIAYFLATDFFFRLAFVSPVAHRFTVEGYTLFSWAHLVDWLNLILTHLPGVAVILAALSATSAGRLFAHREYRFLTILLICAGVASFVIDPKLGMPRDWDLFSFAGIPLVVAGFYWLNDSRTRSPHTVPTMILVVTLGLLSLGPRVATQALPSEGLKQIRAYAALDPIKNKNVLLTLRNYYLEHNDPHTADEIFQLWNSYPEQAALEQADALGHQGRNAEAVQGYRAAIDLNPYFAPSYVYLGQMLNRLGQYDSAITVLETAYGLAPRNPNVNTALGYALWWSGHKEEGKRHCEAAIAFNPEMSKPYYFLANICREEGDAADYERYLRSATGKNDATGVMFKELADIQAARGEYSPAALNYRRAVEKGLDSAEVRVQVAKHPGLREWLPAFGGPDSTPR; encoded by the coding sequence ATGTCGCGCTCGCCGATCCCCGCACGAGTGCTTATGGCGTATTCGCTTACCGTGTTGGGATTCTTCACAGCCTCGTTCTTCCCGGAGAGTCGTGCCTGGGGGTTGAATATCTGGGCCTGGTTTCCCCTGACATTGCGGATCGGTCTCCTTGTAGTCGGGTTTGCAGTAGGCGCAGCCGTATGGAGATGGGGGAACTGGCTCGCGCGCGACAACGCCGTTCGCTCTGGTGTAGCTCACTCTCTCAAGCATTACATCATTCCCGCATCGTTCGCAATCGCCTGCGCGGGGATCCTCTTTTATCTGTTTCGCACGCAGACTCATTTCCTTGGAGACGGTTATCTTGAGTTGATCACACTGGTATCACCCAACCCGGACATCATGTACCGCGAAATCGGCGAGACGCTGGCTCACAGTCTGCTTTTTTCAGCTCTCACCGGCACGGCTCCCGAGCGGGCGCTTGTGGCGTATCAGATAATCTCGATAGCCGCTGGGGTCCTGTTCCTGTTAGTGATCGCGGTCGGTGCCTGGTCCTTGTTCGATAATAACCGCAGCCGCCTCCTATTTCTCGCAGGAGTTGCCACAGGCGGGTTCATGCTTCTGTACTTCGGCTATGTCGAACATTATTCGCTGTTTAGTGTCGCTGCGGGGGCGCTCGTTCTGGGCGGACTCTTGGCACTGCACATTAGGATGAATCGCTATTGGCTCATACCGATGCTGGCGTTCGGATTGTTTCTGCATATCCTGACAGTTATCCTGGTACCAGCAGTACTTTACGCTCTGTTAAGCGGCACGCAGCTTGGGAATCGGATCCGCGCACTGAGCAGGTCGAAGAAAGTCCTGTATGGGTCACTGGCCGTTGCTCCGGTTGTGGGCTTGATCGCGTATTTCCTTGCGACCGATTTCTTTTTTCGTCTGGCATTCGTGTCCCCAGTGGCTCATCGGTTCACTGTCGAGGGGTACACGCTGTTCTCATGGGCGCATCTGGTGGATTGGCTGAATCTGATACTTACACATCTGCCGGGAGTTGCGGTCATCCTGGCGGCGCTGTCGGCAACATCAGCCGGGCGTCTATTCGCACACCGCGAGTATCGCTTTCTGACGATCTTACTTATATGCGCGGGAGTGGCATCGTTTGTCATTGACCCAAAACTCGGTATGCCCCGCGATTGGGACCTGTTTTCCTTCGCTGGTATCCCCCTTGTAGTTGCCGGTTTCTACTGGCTCAACGACAGCCGCACTCGTTCTCCGCACACCGTACCGACTATGATTTTGGTCGTGACACTCGGCCTGTTGTCACTTGGTCCGCGGGTCGCCACACAAGCATTGCCATCGGAGGGACTCAAACAGATCCGGGCATACGCTGCCCTTGATCCGATCAAAAACAAAAACGTGCTGCTCACACTCCGCAATTACTACCTTGAGCACAACGATCCACACACCGCGGACGAGATTTTCCAACTTTGGAACAGCTATCCCGAGCAGGCCGCGCTGGAGCAGGCCGATGCCCTGGGACATCAGGGAAGGAACGCCGAGGCCGTGCAAGGGTATCGTGCCGCTATCGATCTGAATCCGTACTTTGCGCCCTCATATGTATATCTCGGTCAGATGCTGAACCGGCTGGGGCAGTATGATAGTGCAATTACCGTACTTGAGACCGCTTACGGTCTGGCGCCGCGCAATCCCAATGTCAACACGGCGCTTGGGTACGCACTCTGGTGGTCCGGACACAAAGAGGAAGGGAAACGCCACTGCGAGGCGGCTATCGCCTTCAACCCCGAAATGTCCAAACCGTACTACTTCCTTGCAAATATCTGCCGTGAAGAGGGAGATGCCGCCGACTACGAGCGGTACCTTCGCTCGGCGACCGGCAAAAACGACGCCACCGGCGTGATGTTCAAGGAACTTGCGGATATTCAAGCCGCGCGTGGTGAATACTCGCCTGCAGCACTAAACTATCGTCGGGCAGTCGAGAAGGGTCTGGACAGCGCCGAGGTTCGAGTACAGGTCGCGAAGCACCCTGGCCTGAGAGAATGGCTGCCGGCATTTGGTGGCCCTGATTCCACACCGCGTTGA
- a CDS encoding UDP-2,3-diacylglucosamine diphosphatase yields MALYVFSDAHLGCGTPQDEARKIDKIKALVRLIKQDGERLIILGDLFDFWFEYKHVIPKAHHEVLFMLTELLNRGVRIDYVSGNHDFWMDDFFEKHMGIAVHQDRLQLEYDGRKWLLLHGDGLAPADGGYRFLKKILRNPLNIWLYRKLPPDWAFPLAKWVSGSSRDYTSQRDHQFAKDYESYARDQLENGFDVVVIGHLHIPIYRPYEPGVYINTGDFITHFSYLKCDHGTLSLENLA; encoded by the coding sequence ATGGCCCTCTATGTGTTCTCTGATGCTCACCTCGGCTGCGGCACGCCGCAGGACGAGGCCAGGAAAATCGACAAGATCAAGGCCCTGGTCAGACTTATCAAACAGGATGGCGAACGGCTGATTATTCTCGGCGACCTGTTCGATTTCTGGTTTGAGTACAAGCACGTCATCCCCAAGGCGCACCATGAGGTGTTGTTCATGCTCACGGAACTGCTCAATCGCGGCGTGCGGATCGATTATGTCAGCGGCAACCACGATTTCTGGATGGATGATTTCTTCGAGAAACACATGGGGATCGCCGTCCACCAGGACCGGCTGCAGTTGGAATATGACGGGCGGAAATGGCTGCTACTGCATGGCGATGGACTCGCGCCGGCCGACGGCGGCTACCGGTTTTTGAAGAAGATTCTCCGCAATCCGCTTAATATCTGGCTCTATCGCAAACTCCCCCCTGATTGGGCCTTCCCGTTGGCCAAATGGGTCTCCGGGTCTTCGCGTGACTACACCTCACAACGGGACCACCAGTTTGCCAAGGATTACGAATCATACGCCCGCGACCAGCTTGAGAATGGGTTCGACGTAGTGGTGATCGGGCATTTGCACATTCCGATCTACCGGCCATACGAGCCCGGCGTGTATATCAACACCGGCGATTTCATCACTCATTTCAGCTATTTGAAATGCGATCATGGGACACTTTCGCTGGAGAATCTGGCGTGA
- the purL gene encoding phosphoribosylformylglycinamidine synthase subunit PurL, translating into MSPDLKQPAVTPKMVADHGITPEEYERIKKILGREPNYTELGVFSVMWSEHCSYKNSIALLKTLPREGANLLAKAGEENAGAVDIGDGLAVVFKIESHNHPSAIEPYQGAATGVGGILRDIFTMGARPIAALNSLRFGPPDNPRVRYLVDGVVRGIGDYGNSFGVPTVAGEVYFDESYTGNPLVNAMAVGLVKSNRLAFAKAAGVGNPIMMVGSKTGRDGIHGATFASEEISDKSQEKRPSVQIGDPFTEKLLLEATLEIIDEDLIVGIQDMGAAGLTCSSSEMSARGKAGIEIDIDKVQVRETGMTPYEILLSESQERMLVCVKKGCEAQVKAVFDKWGLDSTIVGSVTNDGMMAVKLNGQVVSLIPSNSLVLGGDAPVYHREQKRPAYMDKLNSLDIKSLPTNRNWNETLLTLLGSPNLCHKGWVFEQYDSMVRTNTAVGPGSDAAVLRIRKTNKALAMATDCNGRYCYLNPRLGAMSAVAEAARNIVCSGGKPLAVTNCLNFGNPYKPEVYYCFAEAVAGMGEACRVLDTPVTGGNVSFYNEDPDRAVFPTPTIGMVGLIECTDHITTQWFKDEGDVVFLLGRNTEELGGSEYLHVIHGQTRGPVPQLDLQFEKKLQAALLEAIWSGRIKSAHDVSDGGLAIAVAESCITNRENQLGARITPNDSIRPDCLLFAESQSRVIVSCSPNDAGWLQDWFDSKQIPVARIGVVVGDGLMINKLIDLPLSRLDETFYTALPRIMERVG; encoded by the coding sequence ATGTCACCAGATTTGAAACAACCCGCCGTCACCCCAAAAATGGTCGCCGATCACGGGATTACGCCCGAGGAATACGAACGAATTAAGAAGATTCTCGGCCGCGAACCCAACTACACCGAGCTTGGTGTGTTCAGTGTCATGTGGTCGGAGCATTGCTCCTACAAGAACTCAATCGCGCTCCTGAAGACTCTTCCGCGCGAAGGGGCCAATCTTCTCGCCAAAGCCGGCGAAGAGAACGCCGGGGCAGTGGATATCGGCGATGGTCTGGCGGTGGTTTTCAAAATCGAATCGCACAATCATCCATCGGCGATCGAGCCTTATCAAGGAGCGGCCACCGGTGTTGGAGGGATACTGCGCGACATTTTCACTATGGGAGCTCGCCCGATAGCGGCACTCAACTCACTGCGGTTCGGTCCCCCTGATAACCCGCGCGTGCGGTATCTGGTGGATGGCGTGGTGCGCGGGATCGGCGACTACGGTAATTCGTTTGGTGTACCAACTGTCGCCGGCGAGGTTTATTTCGATGAATCGTACACCGGCAATCCGCTGGTCAACGCGATGGCGGTTGGATTGGTAAAATCGAATCGACTGGCGTTCGCCAAAGCTGCCGGTGTGGGAAACCCAATCATGATGGTAGGCTCCAAGACTGGACGGGACGGCATCCACGGAGCAACATTTGCCTCTGAGGAAATCAGCGACAAGTCACAGGAGAAACGCCCTTCGGTCCAGATCGGTGACCCGTTTACCGAAAAGCTGCTTCTTGAAGCCACGCTTGAGATCATCGATGAGGACTTGATCGTCGGAATCCAGGATATGGGGGCAGCCGGGCTAACCTGTTCGTCATCGGAGATGTCCGCACGTGGAAAAGCCGGGATCGAAATCGATATCGACAAAGTCCAAGTGCGTGAAACCGGCATGACACCGTATGAGATACTCTTGTCCGAGTCGCAGGAGCGGATGCTGGTTTGCGTGAAGAAGGGATGCGAGGCACAGGTGAAAGCCGTGTTCGACAAATGGGGGCTGGACTCAACTATTGTCGGTAGCGTGACCAATGACGGTATGATGGCGGTGAAACTGAACGGTCAGGTGGTCTCACTGATACCGTCGAATTCCCTCGTGCTCGGCGGCGACGCGCCGGTGTATCATCGCGAACAGAAACGCCCCGCCTATATGGACAAACTGAACAGTCTGGACATCAAGAGCCTGCCGACAAATCGAAATTGGAACGAAACATTGCTGACCCTTCTTGGCTCGCCGAACCTCTGTCACAAGGGCTGGGTGTTTGAGCAGTACGATTCGATGGTCCGCACGAATACGGCGGTCGGGCCAGGTTCCGATGCAGCGGTGCTCCGCATTCGCAAAACGAACAAGGCGCTGGCGATGGCAACAGACTGTAACGGGCGGTATTGCTACCTGAATCCTCGGCTCGGCGCCATGAGCGCGGTCGCCGAGGCTGCCCGGAATATCGTCTGCTCCGGCGGCAAGCCGCTGGCGGTCACCAACTGTCTCAATTTTGGCAACCCGTATAAGCCGGAAGTCTACTATTGTTTCGCTGAAGCGGTAGCCGGCATGGGCGAAGCGTGCCGTGTGCTTGACACGCCTGTGACCGGCGGTAACGTATCGTTTTATAACGAAGACCCTGACCGCGCCGTGTTCCCGACACCGACTATCGGCATGGTCGGGCTGATCGAATGCACCGACCACATCACTACGCAGTGGTTCAAGGATGAGGGGGATGTCGTTTTCCTGCTCGGCAGGAATACTGAGGAGCTGGGTGGCTCAGAATACCTGCATGTCATCCACGGCCAAACTCGTGGTCCGGTGCCACAGCTTGATCTGCAGTTCGAGAAAAAGCTCCAGGCTGCACTGCTCGAGGCCATATGGTCCGGCCGTATCAAGTCGGCTCATGATGTCAGCGATGGTGGCCTGGCGATAGCGGTGGCGGAGTCCTGCATTACCAACCGGGAGAATCAGCTCGGCGCGCGAATCACTCCCAACGACAGTATTCGCCCGGACTGCCTGCTGTTCGCGGAAAGCCAATCACGCGTCATTGTCAGTTGCTCACCAAATGACGCCGGCTGGTTGCAGGATTGGTTTGATTCGAAGCAGATTCCGGTCGCTCGGATCGGGGTCGTAGTCGGTGACGGGCTGATGATCAATAAGCTCATCGACTTGCCGCTGTCTCGGCTCGATGAGACATTCTACACGGCACTGCCGCGGATAATGGAGCGGGTGGGGTAG
- the tilS gene encoding tRNA lysidine(34) synthetase TilS: protein MLSKVNDAVVERKLIAPGDSVLVALSGGPDSVALLHVLSRLQPKMKLQLHAVYINHQIRKRAARHEEQFCQTLCDRLKVPLTIIREDIPARAHREKKGLEETARDFRYATFKRLADELACTKVALGHHLDDRVETILLRVLRGTGRTGLLGVPIKRGIYIRPLFDVTKVEILAYLKRHRLDYCTDRSNETSEFSRNFVRNRLLPMLRKRLNPAVDRALVNLSETLDEEESFLQSITERAFKETVSATPGGKLALDLSILGGYPLWLRRRLLRRCVQTLSADRQSPDRIVIDRLEKLSRSEKAKLALPGRLEAAADGGKLLVYKRIKVSFQLPLPIGGRCIVPPLHLRIGARVRRKPSAVPRQRGARAVVIDALAVKPPLVVRAVKPGDRFSPLGLAGSKKVGDYLTDRKVPTVLRDEIPVVCDTDGIIWLVGYEIADCVKVTDSTEKVLKLESVRIKTGPTDEAD, encoded by the coding sequence ATGTTATCGAAAGTTAATGACGCAGTCGTCGAGAGGAAACTGATAGCACCCGGTGACTCTGTCCTTGTCGCTCTTTCCGGCGGACCGGATTCAGTGGCGCTGTTGCATGTGCTGTCCCGTCTGCAACCAAAAATGAAGCTCCAATTGCACGCGGTCTATATCAACCACCAGATTCGAAAGAGAGCAGCCCGCCACGAAGAGCAATTCTGTCAAACGCTGTGCGATCGACTCAAAGTGCCGCTCACGATCATCCGCGAAGATATTCCTGCACGTGCCCATAGAGAGAAGAAGGGACTCGAAGAGACCGCACGGGATTTCCGCTACGCCACTTTCAAGCGACTCGCTGATGAGCTTGCTTGCACCAAAGTGGCGCTGGGGCACCATCTTGACGATCGCGTGGAGACGATTCTCCTTCGTGTGCTGAGAGGAACCGGCAGAACGGGCCTGCTCGGTGTGCCAATTAAACGAGGGATTTACATTAGACCATTGTTCGATGTAACCAAGGTCGAGATCCTGGCGTATTTGAAGAGACATCGTCTCGATTATTGTACCGACCGCTCGAATGAGACATCTGAGTTCAGCCGCAATTTCGTTCGCAATCGGCTGCTGCCGATGCTTCGCAAGCGCCTCAATCCAGCCGTCGACCGGGCGCTCGTGAATCTCTCTGAGACGTTGGATGAAGAGGAGTCGTTTCTTCAGTCGATTACCGAGCGGGCGTTCAAAGAGACGGTATCCGCGACACCCGGTGGGAAATTAGCGCTTGATTTATCCATACTGGGCGGTTATCCATTATGGCTTCGGCGACGGCTGTTAAGGCGTTGTGTGCAAACTCTTTCCGCCGACAGGCAGTCCCCGGACCGGATCGTGATCGACCGGCTGGAGAAGCTTTCCCGGAGTGAAAAAGCCAAGTTGGCTTTGCCCGGGAGGCTGGAGGCTGCGGCGGATGGCGGCAAGCTGTTGGTGTACAAGAGGATAAAGGTATCCTTCCAACTCCCCTTGCCGATTGGCGGTCGGTGCATAGTGCCACCACTCCACTTGCGGATAGGCGCAAGAGTGCGAAGGAAGCCGTCAGCGGTGCCTCGCCAGCGAGGTGCGAGAGCGGTGGTTATCGACGCTTTGGCAGTGAAACCGCCTCTGGTGGTCCGCGCAGTTAAACCAGGCGACAGGTTCAGCCCGCTGGGACTGGCAGGCAGCAAAAAAGTAGGGGATTATCTGACAGACCGGAAAGTCCCGACCGTGCTAAGGGACGAAATTCCGGTCGTGTGTGATACTGATGGGATCATCTGGCTGGTCGGGTACGAGATCGCCGACTGCGTCAAGGTGACGGATTCAACTGAGAAGGTGCTGAAACTTGAAAGCGTCCGTATCAAAACCGGCCCCACCGATGAAGCCGATTGA
- the hpt gene encoding hypoxanthine phosphoribosyltransferase has product MKPIELLLPQDQINRRVRELARQITQDYAGETPVLVGVLKGCIIFISDLMRHVKLPIELEFAAPTSYKKAVKTEDDISFMGGFSVNMKGRHVLIVEGVVDSGKTVNLLASKIQRLEPASVEVVTLLDKPGSHRTKVHLKYIGFSVGNEFVIGFGLDNTQKYRNLPFIGRLLDT; this is encoded by the coding sequence ATGAAGCCGATTGAGTTGCTGCTTCCACAGGACCAGATCAATCGCCGTGTTCGTGAACTGGCGCGCCAGATCACCCAGGATTATGCCGGTGAAACACCGGTGCTGGTGGGGGTTCTGAAAGGGTGTATCATCTTCATTTCCGACCTCATGCGGCATGTCAAACTGCCGATCGAACTGGAGTTCGCGGCGCCGACCTCGTACAAGAAGGCGGTCAAGACCGAGGATGATATTTCATTCATGGGAGGATTCTCGGTCAATATGAAAGGGCGACACGTATTGATAGTCGAGGGGGTGGTGGATTCCGGCAAGACGGTCAACCTGCTGGCCTCCAAGATTCAGCGACTGGAACCGGCTTCTGTCGAGGTTGTTACATTGTTGGACAAGCCCGGAAGTCACCGCACGAAGGTGCATTTGAAGTATATCGGCTTTTCGGTAGGCAACGAGTTTGTGATTGGGTTTGGCCTGGATAATACGCAGAAGTACCGCAACCTTCCCTTCATCGGGCGGCTGCTGGACACCTGA
- the ftsH gene encoding ATP-dependent zinc metalloprotease FtsH, with amino-acid sequence MSWRGTGRTMMFWLGLFLLVFILYSFVKSFDQDIAEITYTEFVGEIDSSNVAEVTFTDRELEGKLKQPKLFASTKSPKTFGRFKSRIPFADNSYELVNRLEKSGAKIVAKGDSQLIQILIAIGPWLLLGFVWLFFIRQMQGASGPKGLFSFGKSKAKLMTDERPKVTFNDVAGADEAKEELKEIIEFLREPAKFQKLGGKIPKGALLLGPPGTGKTLLARAVAGEAGVPFFSMSGSDFVEMFVGVGASRVRDLFEQGKKNAPCIIFIDEIDAVGRHRGAGLGGGHDEREQTLNQLLVEMDGFESNEGVILIAATNRPDVLDPALLRPGRFDRQIVVATPDVKGREGILKVHIRKIKTAPDVDLTILARGTPGMSGADLANMVNEAALLASRRNREAVTMVDFEEAKDKVMMGTERRSLVITEEEKKIIAYHEGGHALVSKFLPKADPIHKVTIIPRGLALGVTQSLPVDERHTYAKDYLETMLAVFMGGRVAELLVFGQLDTGAGNDLERATKLARKMVCNWGMSEKLGPVTFGKTEEHIFLGREIAQHSDYSEATALVIDQEIRSFVDSAESTARRILTEHLDKLHNLAKALLEREIIDGREVDEIIGRPSGDVEPVPSQVPAP; translated from the coding sequence ATGAGTTGGCGCGGGACCGGCCGGACCATGATGTTCTGGCTGGGACTGTTCCTGCTGGTATTCATCCTGTATTCATTCGTCAAGAGTTTCGACCAGGATATAGCTGAGATCACCTACACGGAATTTGTCGGTGAGATAGACAGCAGCAATGTCGCCGAAGTCACATTCACGGACCGGGAACTCGAAGGAAAACTCAAACAGCCGAAACTGTTTGCGTCGACCAAGAGCCCCAAGACATTCGGGCGATTCAAATCCAGAATTCCCTTTGCGGATAACAGCTACGAGCTGGTAAACCGTCTTGAAAAAAGCGGTGCGAAGATTGTTGCGAAAGGGGACAGCCAGCTAATCCAGATTCTAATCGCGATCGGCCCCTGGCTGCTGCTTGGATTCGTGTGGCTGTTTTTCATCCGTCAGATGCAGGGTGCCTCCGGACCGAAAGGGCTGTTTTCATTCGGCAAGAGCAAGGCCAAGCTGATGACCGACGAGCGTCCGAAAGTTACATTCAACGATGTCGCCGGCGCTGATGAAGCCAAGGAAGAGCTGAAAGAGATCATCGAATTTCTCCGCGAACCGGCCAAGTTTCAGAAACTGGGTGGCAAAATCCCCAAGGGAGCACTGCTTCTGGGTCCTCCCGGAACGGGCAAAACGCTTCTGGCCCGTGCGGTTGCCGGCGAGGCGGGTGTGCCGTTTTTCTCGATGTCCGGTTCCGACTTCGTGGAGATGTTCGTGGGTGTTGGCGCCAGCCGCGTGCGTGATCTGTTCGAGCAGGGCAAAAAGAACGCACCGTGCATTATCTTCATCGACGAGATCGATGCCGTCGGCCGCCATCGTGGCGCCGGTTTAGGTGGTGGTCACGACGAACGCGAGCAGACCTTGAACCAGTTGCTCGTTGAAATGGATGGATTCGAATCCAACGAAGGTGTCATCCTGATCGCCGCTACCAACCGTCCCGACGTACTCGACCCGGCGCTCCTGCGCCCCGGACGATTCGACCGCCAGATCGTTGTCGCAACACCTGATGTAAAAGGGCGTGAGGGCATCCTCAAGGTCCATATCCGTAAGATCAAGACCGCGCCCGATGTCGACTTGACCATCCTCGCGCGTGGTACGCCAGGAATGTCCGGTGCGGACCTCGCTAACATGGTCAACGAGGCGGCACTTTTGGCCTCTCGCAGGAACCGCGAGGCGGTGACGATGGTGGACTTTGAAGAGGCCAAGGACAAGGTAATGATGGGCACCGAACGTCGATCGTTGGTGATCACCGAGGAAGAGAAGAAAATCATTGCCTATCATGAAGGCGGGCATGCCCTGGTTTCCAAGTTTCTCCCCAAAGCGGACCCGATCCATAAGGTCACGATCATCCCACGCGGCCTGGCTCTCGGTGTTACGCAGTCCCTGCCGGTGGACGAACGGCATACCTACGCCAAGGACTATCTTGAGACCATGCTGGCGGTGTTCATGGGCGGAAGAGTGGCGGAACTGTTGGTGTTCGGTCAGCTCGACACCGGTGCCGGCAACGATCTGGAGCGAGCCACCAAACTCGCGCGTAAGATGGTCTGCAATTGGGGTATGTCGGAGAAGCTCGGTCCGGTGACATTCGGCAAAACTGAAGAGCATATATTCCTTGGCCGCGAGATCGCGCAGCATTCGGACTATTCTGAGGCAACCGCTCTTGTCATCGACCAGGAGATCCGCTCCTTCGTCGACAGCGCCGAGTCAACGGCCCGTCGTATCCTGACCGAACATCTCGACAAGCTGCACAATCTTGCCAAGGCGCTGCTGGAACGGGAGATTATCGATGGCCGCGAAGTGGACGAGATAATCGGACGACCGTCGGGCGATGTCGAACCGGTGCCGTCACAGGTCCCGGCGCCGTAG
- the folE gene encoding GTP cyclohydrolase I FolE produces the protein MAIDHSKIKKGMKLILEGIGENPRREGLRRTPERTAEFYQEVLSGMGEDPSLELRHYTAKNKDEMIILRDISFFSLCEHHLLPFFGNVHIAYIPQKDKMVGFSSMMRVIDILSKRLQVQERMTSEIADSIVDALNAKGVLVVVEAEHLCLTMRGIKKPGSKIITSAIRGMMRRNATRSEALALIEGTK, from the coding sequence GTGGCAATAGACCACTCAAAGATCAAAAAGGGGATGAAGCTGATCCTGGAAGGGATCGGCGAGAATCCACGCCGCGAGGGACTCCGCCGGACTCCGGAACGGACCGCCGAATTCTACCAGGAAGTTCTGTCCGGTATGGGGGAAGACCCCTCGCTGGAACTCCGCCACTACACTGCGAAGAACAAAGACGAGATGATCATCCTGCGGGACATTTCGTTCTTTTCACTCTGCGAACACCATCTGCTGCCGTTTTTTGGCAATGTTCATATCGCCTACATCCCGCAAAAGGACAAGATGGTCGGCTTCTCCAGCATGATGCGGGTGATCGATATCCTCTCCAAGCGTCTTCAGGTGCAGGAGCGGATGACCTCGGAGATCGCCGACTCGATTGTGGATGCCCTTAACGCCAAGGGGGTACTCGTCGTTGTGGAAGCGGAACATCTCTGTCTCACCATGCGGGGGATCAAGAAGCCGGGGAGTAAGATTATCACGTCGGCGATTCGCGGCATGATGCGCCGCAACGCCACTCGCTCCGAGGCCCTGGCGCTGATCGAGGGGACGAAGTAG